From a region of the Zingiber officinale cultivar Zhangliang chromosome 10B, Zo_v1.1, whole genome shotgun sequence genome:
- the LOC122028676 gene encoding uncharacterized protein LOC122028676 has product MLSICSAAATCSSYSQVSLHASAKVVYPLQKVIDDRCIINNNRPSLYIQDCIYASDRTFRVHFKSMDSLVVERPQGSLDTSILSPYPEASDDIVSGFQNDYFDNLPDSSNYSESYGLYPVGGNLLEPEVFPNKHEGALANNLSSTSITALPTNTPYSEVPSITPLSNGEFPNLPESLTQSSGGLMDVASSSSIYSDARASNSLPVLEIEVANKGFSDIKENVEDIIIGINQSVDSSLKRAEDAVQSTFSTLKISASDTVGSFTKSIDSTLSNFLSSVSITKDQASNNLKENVNGAGSVAIDILRRAVIVLEDSLANAGSFVVYSYGTAKSLLPPYIKEVLSLSEEKAKQIVEPVGAAFQKAFVVIEGLERNFGLDPNDPIVQFLVLLGSSVAIGTSYWFFTYGGYSGDLTPETTFELLRDGKDAVLIDVRPEELREKDGVPDLRRGARSKYTSVIRPEIDGSVRKLLKGGRDVDYSLTAVVIRNLKNVKKESKVIVMDANGGHSKAIARSLKKLGVKNPYMVQGGFESWVKNGLRTKELKPQTALTLLNEDAEAIIEDIKPTPTLVIGYLLGVSAAIYAFSEWEKTLQIIGIIGLGQSLYRRVASYENSEDLKKDVRLLLSPLQLGAQAFSRTASMLEPKKIGLPLSPSSTAVRDRVVQAAAKHESQPSDTDEPLGLPKESLVQPSENQA; this is encoded by the exons ATGCTGTCCATCTGCTCTGCTGCCGCTACTTGCTCATCTTATTCGCAG GTATCTCTCCATGCTAGTGCAAAGGTTGTTTATCCTCTTCAGAAGGTTATAGATGATAGGTGCATCATCAACAACAATAGGCCATCTTTATATATCCAAGATTGTATTTATGCAAGTGATAGGACATTCAGAGTGCATTTTAAATCTATGGATTCTTTAGTTGTGGAAAGACCTCAGGGATCCTTGGATACCTCCATTCTCTCTCCATACCCTGAAGCATCTGATGATATAGTGAGTGGGTTCCAGAATGATTATTTTGACAATTTGCCAGATAGCAGTAATTACTCTGAGAGTTACGGTTTGTATCCAGTTGGTGGAAACTTACTTGAGCCTGAAGTTTTCCCCAACAAACATGAAGGAGCTCTTGCCAATAATTTAAGCAGTACTAGTATCACTGCCTTACCAACAAATACACCGTACTCAGAGGTACCATCTATTACACCCCTTAGCAATGGTGAGTTTCCAAATCTTCCTGAATCTCTTACTCAAAGCTCAGGTGGATTAATGGACGTTGCTTCTTCGAGCTCCATTTATTCGGATGCTAGGGCAAGTAATTCATTGCCAGTTTTGGAGATAGAAGTGGCTAATAAGGGATTCTCAGATATTAAAGAAAACGTTGAGGATATTATAATTGGAATCAATCAATCTGTCGACTCATCATTAAAAAGAGCAGAAGATGCTGTCCAGAGCACTTTCAGCACACTTAAGATATCTGCTTCTGATACAGTTGGAAGCTTTACAAAATCAATTGATAGCACATTGAGTAACTTTCTTTCTTCTGTGTCCATCACCAAAGATCAAGCTAGTAATAATTTGAAGGAAAATGTGAATGGAGCAGGTAGTGTAGCTATTGACATCTTGAGGCGAGCAGTTATTGTGCTGGAGGATTCTTTGGCAAATGCAGGATCGTTTGTTGTATATTCTTATGGAACCGCAAAGTCGTTGCTTCCTCCATACATTAAGGAGGTACTAAGCTTGTCAGAGGAGAAAGCTAAGCAAATTGTAGAGCCTGTTGGAGCTGCTTTTCAGAAG GCTTTTGTGGTTATTGAAGGATTAGAGAGAAATTTTGGTTTAGATCCTAATGATCCAATTGTCCAGTTTTTAGTTCTCCTAGGCAGCTCAGTCGCCATAGG CACATCTTATTGGTTTTTCACATATGGTGGATACTCTGGTGACTTAACACCTGAAACAACTTTTGAGCTTTTACGAGATGGGAAGGATGCTGTGCTTATTGATGTCCGGCCTGAG GAACTCAGGGAGAAAGATGGCGTTCCTGATTTACGGAGAGGGGCTAGGTCTAAATATACTAGTGTAATTCGCCCTGAG ATTGATGGCTCAGTTAGGAAACTGCTGAAGGGTGGGAGAGATGTTGATTATTCTTTAACTGCTGTTGTCATCCGCAACTTGAAGAATGTTAAA AAAGAGTCAAAGGTCATTGTTATGGATGCTAATGGGGGCCATTCTAAAGCCATTGCTAGATCATTGAAGAAACTTGGTGTAAAG AATCCTTATATGGTTCAAGGTGGATTCGAATCTTGGGTCAAGAATGGTCTTCGTACTAAAGAGCTAAAGCCTCAGACCGCATTAACTCTACTGAATGAG GACGCTGAGGCAATCATCGAGGATATCAAGCCTACCCCAACACTTGTAATAGGATATCTCTTG GGAGTTTCTGCAGCCATCTATGCCTTCTCAG AGTGGGAAAAGACACTACAGATAATTGGTATCATCGGCCTTGGCCAG AGTCTCTATCGGAGGGTGGCTTCATATGAGAATTCAGAGGACTTGAAGAAAGATGTTAG ATTGTTGCTATCCCCTTTGCAATTGGGAGCTCAAGCATTCTCTCGGACTGCTTCAATGTTAGAGCCAAAGAAAATTGGCCTACCATTGTCCCCTTCATCAACTGCCGTCCGTGACCGGGTAGTGCAAGCGGCCGCTAAACACGAATCACAACCATCTGATACCGATGAACCGCTGGGACTACCAAAAGAGTCACTGGTTCAGCCAAGTGAGAACCAAGCATGA
- the LOC122029188 gene encoding probable peroxidase 61 — protein sequence MRCYWLAAAVAGLSLWASCCVDEARGQPTRQDVNGLALNYYTKNTNCTRAETNIRNLVRAAWELDPSITAALLRLVYSDCFVTGCDGSILLDGERSEKMADQNQGLRGFELIDNIKQEMESKCPGIVSCSDILHLAARDAVSMAGGWNYPVFTGRRDGTTSNVSDVDLPPPTISWDDAVAYFSSRNLDVLDLGTLLGAHTMGVANCHYVHYRIYNYNNTGLPDATMDCRFARQLAATCPYKPRRNRPEPAVFLNPTTGASYNFSNSYYANVLSNEGVLGIDQQLTTSRDGVRIAEEYTRSFKDFRRFFANSMNRMGRIGVLTGKLGEIRPNCRFTRANFPH from the exons ATGCGGTGCTACTGGTTGGCGGCCGCGGTGGCCGGGCTCAGCCTCTGGGCGAGCTGCTGCGTCGATGAAGCACGGGGCCAGCCCACCAGACAAGACGTCAATGGCCTCGCCCTCAACTACTACACCAAGAACACCAACTGCACCAGGGCGGAGACGAACATCCGAAATTTGGTCCGGGCGGCGTGGGAGCTCGATCCGTCCATCACCGCCGCCCTCCTCCGCCTCGTCTACTCCGACTGCTTCGTGACG GGTTGTGACGGTTCGATTCTGCTGGACGGGGAGCGATCGGAGAAGATGGCCGATCAGAACCAAGGGCTCCGGGGATTCGAGCTCATCGACAATATCAAGCAGGAGATGGAGTCGAAGTGCCCTGGAATCGTCTCTTGCTCTGACATACTCCATCTGGCCGCCCGGGACGCGGTCTCCATGGCCGGAGGGTGGAATTATCCGGTTTTCACCGGGAGGAGAGACGGTACCACCTCCAACGTCTCCGACGTCGATCTGCCGCCGCCGACCATTTCGTGGGACGACGCCGTCGCATACTTCAGCTCTCGCAACCTCGACGTGCTCGACCTCGGCACTCTTCTCG GAGCTCACACGATGGGGGTGGCGAACTGCCATTACGTCCACTACAGAATCTACAACTACAACAACACCGGGCTGCCCGACGCCACGATGGACTGCCGGTTTGCTCGGCAGTTGGCGGCGACGTGCCCGTACAAGCCGAGGCGCAACCGGCCTGAGCCGGCCGTGTTCCTCAACCCGACCACCGGTGCCAGCTACAACTTCTCCAACTCCTACTACGCGAATGTGTTGAGCAATGAGGGCGTGCTCGGGATAGACCAGCAGCTCACCACGTCGAGGGACGGCGTTCGCATCGCCGAAGAGTACACCcgcagcttcaaagacttccggcGCTTCTTCGCCAACTCAATGAACCGGATGGGGAGAATCGGCGTGCTGACGGGTAAGCTTGGCGAGATCAGGCCCAACTGCAGGTTCACCCGAGCCAATTTCCCACATTAG